The following proteins come from a genomic window of Helicobacter canadensis MIT 98-5491:
- a CDS encoding L-lactate permease: protein MEWTQVYDPLNNLWLSALVAFLPIALFFLSLVVFKTKGHTAGFLTVVLAAIIAVFVYGMPFNKMLFSFVYGAVYGIWPIAWIIVAAIFLYKLTVKSGYFDILRESIISITPDQRLQVILIGFCFGAFLEGAIGFGGPVAITAALLVGMGLRPLYAAGLCLIANTAPVAFGAVGIPIIAMAGVVGVPAIEISSVAGHMLPPLSLFVPFFLVFLMDGFKGIKETWPALFVAGFSFALVQYLTATHLGPELPDIASAVVSIAATTIFLKFWKPKNTFKFDSEVGGKQTLEAKQYSASQITLAWTPFVILIIMIIIWTQGWFKEALAFTTLKFNFDSLNGLFQTPPAVNETKAVNSVFSLPLVLNAGTSIFITALITMALLKVKVSTAITTFGETLNEMKFALLTIALVVGFAYISNYSGLSATLALALAETGDAFAFFSPIVGWLGVFLTGSDTSSNLLFGTLQQLTARQLDIPEVLFLAANSVGGVVGKMISPQSIAIACAAVGLVGKESDLFRFTVKYSIIFVIIIGIFTYALAFIFPDAIPMSR from the coding sequence ATGGAATGGACGCAAGTTTATGATCCACTAAACAATCTTTGGTTAAGTGCCTTAGTAGCATTCTTACCAATTGCTCTCTTTTTTCTTTCATTGGTTGTTTTTAAAACCAAAGGACATACCGCAGGATTTTTAACGGTAGTTTTAGCGGCTATCATCGCCGTATTTGTATATGGTATGCCATTTAATAAAATGCTTTTTAGTTTTGTTTATGGCGCTGTATATGGAATTTGGCCCATTGCTTGGATTATTGTCGCAGCGATTTTCCTCTACAAGCTCACAGTAAAATCAGGTTACTTTGATATTTTGCGTGAATCTATTATTTCTATCACGCCTGATCAAAGATTACAAGTAATTTTGATTGGTTTTTGTTTTGGTGCATTCTTGGAGGGTGCGATTGGTTTTGGAGGTCCTGTGGCTATTACTGCAGCATTGCTTGTGGGTATGGGCTTAAGACCACTATATGCAGCAGGATTGTGTCTAATTGCAAACACAGCACCTGTAGCTTTTGGTGCAGTAGGGATTCCAATTATCGCTATGGCGGGTGTTGTTGGCGTTCCTGCCATTGAAATTTCTTCTGTTGCTGGACATATGCTTCCACCACTCTCACTTTTTGTTCCATTTTTCTTGGTATTCTTAATGGATGGCTTCAAAGGTATCAAAGAAACTTGGCCAGCACTTTTTGTTGCAGGCTTTAGCTTTGCTCTTGTGCAATATCTCACTGCTACACATCTTGGACCAGAATTACCAGATATTGCTTCAGCAGTTGTTTCAATTGCGGCTACAACAATCTTTTTAAAATTTTGGAAACCAAAAAACACTTTCAAATTTGATTCAGAAGTAGGTGGCAAACAGACACTTGAAGCCAAACAATATTCAGCATCTCAAATTACACTTGCTTGGACACCCTTTGTTATCTTAATTATAATGATTATTATTTGGACACAAGGTTGGTTCAAAGAAGCTCTAGCCTTTACAACTTTGAAGTTCAATTTTGATAGTCTCAATGGATTATTCCAAACACCTCCAGCTGTCAATGAAACAAAAGCAGTCAATTCTGTTTTCTCATTACCCCTTGTCTTAAATGCAGGGACTTCAATTTTCATTACTGCCTTAATCACAATGGCACTTTTAAAAGTCAAAGTCTCTACTGCTATAACAACTTTTGGCGAAACCTTAAATGAGATGAAATTCGCACTTTTAACGATTGCTCTAGTTGTTGGGTTTGCATACATTTCAAATTACAGCGGTTTATCTGCTACTCTTGCTCTTGCTTTAGCAGAAACAGGCGATGCTTTTGCATTCTTCTCACCTATTGTAGGTTGGCTTGGTGTATTCCTTACAGGTAGTGATACAAGCTCAAATCTTCTCTTTGGGACACTACAACAACTCACTGCTAGACAACTTGATATACCAGAAGTCTTATTCCTTGCAGCAAACTCTGTGGGTGGTGTCGTAGGGAAAATGATTTCTCCACAAAGCATTGCTATTGCATGTGCAGCGGTAGGATTGGTAGGTAAAGAATCTGATCTCTTTAGATTCACCGTTAAATATTCAATTATCTTTGTTATTATCATTGGGATCTTCACTTACGCATTAGCTTTTATCTTCCCTGATGCAATCCCAATGTCAAGATAA
- a CDS encoding (Fe-S)-binding protein: protein MKVYFFSTCIGAAAFADTCVNSIKLLQKEGVEVVFKKDQTCCGQPSFNSGYYEETKKVALYNMNLFKGSEPIILPSGSCAGMMKVDYIELFEGTPYESQARDFSSRIYELSEFLDNVLKVRYEDKGVPTKVTWHSNCHALRVAKCINSAKNLIRSLSNVELIELEREEECCGFGGTFSVKEPEISNAMVTQKVQDITSRGVEYLLSADSGCLLNISGAMKKQGVDVKPMHLYDFLAQRIGLL from the coding sequence TTGAAAGTATATTTTTTCTCGACTTGTATTGGTGCAGCAGCTTTTGCTGACACTTGTGTCAATAGCATAAAACTCTTACAAAAAGAAGGCGTTGAAGTAGTCTTCAAAAAAGATCAAACCTGTTGTGGGCAACCCAGCTTTAACTCCGGATATTATGAGGAAACCAAAAAAGTTGCCCTATATAATATGAATCTATTTAAAGGTAGTGAGCCTATTATTCTACCAAGTGGATCGTGTGCAGGAATGATGAAAGTAGATTATATCGAGCTTTTTGAAGGCACACCCTATGAATCTCAAGCAAGAGATTTTAGTAGCAGAATCTATGAGCTAAGCGAGTTTTTAGATAATGTCTTAAAGGTGCGCTATGAAGACAAGGGAGTGCCTACTAAAGTAACTTGGCATAGCAACTGCCACGCATTGCGCGTAGCAAAATGTATTAATTCTGCAAAAAATCTTATAAGAAGCCTTAGCAATGTGGAATTAATCGAGCTAGAGCGTGAGGAAGAGTGTTGCGGATTTGGTGGAACTTTTAGCGTTAAAGAACCTGAAATTTCTAATGCCATGGTTACCCAAAAAGTGCAAGATATCACATCAAGAGGTGTAGAATACCTTTTAAGTGCAGATTCTGGGTGTTTGCTCAATATCTCTGGTGCGATGAAAAAGCAAGGCGTAGATGTCAAGCCAATGCACTTATATGACTTCCTTGCACAACGAATCGGATTATTATAA
- a CDS encoding LutB/LldF family L-lactate oxidation iron-sulfur protein has protein sequence MSANIKQQYHDVIHTKLEDAQLRKNLLSVMDTLKGNRKKLISTRFLDWEVLREKGKEIKQKNLSKLDVLLETFESNARKNGFIVHWAKNSEEANNIVLEVMQKNHITKILKGKSMASEETHLNAFLKAKGLEPIETDLGEIIIQLIDEPPVHIVAPAIHKNRYQIGEIFHQKLGAPLESEPEKLNEIARTHLRREFQEFKLGLSGVNFAIANEGAIWLLENEGNGRMSTTACDIHIAFCGIEKVIESFEDASTLNALLIPSATGAAVTCYNNIITSPRKEGELDGPKEVHIILLDNNRSQMLSDSHYYRALSCIRCGTCLNHCPVYDKIGGHAYLSTYPGPIGEVISPQLFGLNKFSPMLDLCSLCGRCSEVCPVKIPLAELIRDLRSERVGQGRKSVVGTDSSTQNPAEIKAMSQFATLATSPNKWRFALTMANIFAPLGKIFAPFTPLLKNWVKYREFPKINGNLHKKVSQMQGVIYE, from the coding sequence ATGAGTGCAAATATCAAACAGCAATACCATGATGTGATACATACTAAACTTGAAGATGCACAATTACGCAAAAACCTTCTAAGCGTTATGGATACGCTAAAAGGCAATCGCAAAAAGCTTATTTCTACGCGTTTTTTGGATTGGGAAGTATTGCGAGAAAAAGGCAAAGAAATTAAACAAAAAAATCTCTCCAAGCTTGATGTATTGTTAGAAACTTTTGAATCTAATGCGCGTAAAAATGGCTTTATTGTGCATTGGGCAAAAAATAGTGAGGAAGCTAACAACATCGTGCTTGAGGTAATGCAAAAAAATCATATCACCAAGATTCTTAAAGGTAAATCTATGGCGAGTGAGGAAACCCACCTTAATGCTTTTCTCAAAGCCAAAGGATTAGAACCTATTGAAACAGATTTGGGTGAGATTATTATCCAACTCATTGATGAGCCACCTGTGCATATCGTCGCACCTGCTATCCACAAAAACCGCTATCAAATTGGCGAAATTTTTCATCAAAAACTCGGTGCGCCACTTGAATCTGAGCCTGAAAAACTTAACGAAATTGCACGCACGCATTTACGCAGAGAATTCCAAGAATTCAAACTCGGTCTTAGTGGCGTGAATTTTGCCATCGCCAATGAGGGAGCAATTTGGCTTTTAGAAAATGAGGGAAATGGGCGTATGAGCACCACGGCTTGTGATATTCATATTGCGTTTTGTGGGATTGAAAAAGTGATTGAAAGCTTTGAAGATGCCTCTACACTTAATGCCTTGCTTATTCCTTCTGCTACAGGTGCGGCAGTAACTTGCTATAACAATATCATCACTTCCCCTCGCAAAGAAGGCGAACTTGATGGACCAAAGGAAGTGCATATTATTTTGCTTGACAACAATCGCTCACAAATGCTTAGCGATTCGCATTATTACCGCGCATTAAGCTGCATTCGATGTGGCACTTGCCTTAATCACTGCCCTGTGTATGACAAAATCGGCGGACACGCTTATCTTAGCACCTATCCTGGTCCTATTGGTGAGGTGATTTCACCCCAACTTTTTGGATTAAACAAATTTAGTCCTATGCTAGATTTATGCTCATTGTGTGGGCGCTGCTCTGAAGTATGCCCTGTGAAAATCCCTCTTGCAGAGCTTATTAGAGATTTGCGAAGTGAGCGCGTAGGGCAAGGGCGAAAAAGTGTGGTAGGCACAGATTCAAGCACACAAAATCCTGCTGAAATCAAGGCAATGAGTCAATTTGCCACTTTGGCAACAAGCCCTAATAAATGGCGATTTGCGCTTACTATGGCAAATATCTTTGCACCGCTTGGCAAGATATTTGCGCCCTTTACGCCATTGCTAAAAAATTGGGTGAAGTATCGTGAATTCCCAAAAATCAATGGCAATCTCCACAAAAAAGTATCTCAAATGCAAGGAGTAATTTATGAGTAA
- a CDS encoding LutC/YkgG family protein codes for MSKADILGRVRDSLKVNTHIPNPKVQYANPMNYTHKELLEEYKLNQSNNKAIVRESSLDTLESTIAEILGEVKAKEVLYNTDVSLDFKGMEAKFIPYTQSVDSMRGELFGIDTSIVEARCGVANLGIVGLSANPQAPRLSSLITNNCIYLLKKEHIVENLYAGIECIKAYEKNRSGSEILPTNIIFVAGPSRTADIELQTVFGVHGPRVVYVVLY; via the coding sequence ATGAGTAAGGCAGATATTTTAGGGCGTGTGCGAGATTCTCTTAAAGTTAATACACATATTCCAAACCCAAAGGTGCAGTATGCTAACCCTATGAATTACACGCATAAGGAACTTTTGGAAGAATACAAACTCAATCAAAGCAATAATAAGGCTATCGTGCGTGAATCTAGTCTTGATACTCTAGAATCTACAATCGCAGAAATCCTTGGAGAAGTCAAGGCTAAAGAAGTGCTGTATAACACTGATGTGTCATTAGACTTTAAGGGTATGGAAGCCAAATTTATCCCATACACACAAAGTGTAGATTCTATGCGTGGGGAATTATTTGGGATTGATACTTCTATCGTGGAAGCGCGATGTGGTGTAGCAAATCTAGGCATTGTGGGGCTAAGCGCTAATCCACAAGCCCCTAGACTTTCTTCACTTATCACTAATAATTGCATTTATCTACTCAAAAAAGAGCATATAGTGGAAAATCTCTATGCTGGTATTGAATGTATCAAAGCATATGAGAAAAATCGCAGTGGAAGCGAGATTTTGCCAACAAATATTATCTTTGTCGCAGGTCCTTCACGCACCGCTGATATTGAATTACAAACAGTGTTTGGTGTGCATGGACCACGCGTAGTGTATGTGGTGCTATACTAA
- the queC gene encoding 7-cyano-7-deazaguanine synthase QueC, whose amino-acid sequence MDKAIVLASGGLDSCVSVACAIKDGYEVCLLHINYGQRTQKRENQAFNDIANYYGIQNKLIVDIDYLRQIGGSSLVDSSIPIEQETIPSSTGQIPMTYVPFRNANMISIAVSWAEVIGAKKIYVGAVEEDSSGYPDCMEIFYEKFNELLKVALLPQNNVEILTPLIHLNKAEIVHQGILLKAPLHLTWSCYQNEDKACGVCESCKLRLRGFKLAGECDPIAYK is encoded by the coding sequence ATGGATAAAGCAATAGTTTTAGCAAGTGGTGGGCTTGATAGTTGCGTGAGTGTTGCTTGTGCTATTAAGGATGGTTATGAAGTTTGCCTTTTGCATATTAACTATGGGCAAAGAACCCAAAAGCGTGAGAATCAAGCCTTTAATGATATTGCAAATTACTATGGAATCCAAAATAAATTAATTGTTGATATTGATTATTTGCGGCAAATTGGTGGTTCTTCGCTTGTGGATTCTTCAATACCTATTGAGCAAGAGACGATTCCAAGCTCTACAGGGCAGATTCCTATGACTTATGTGCCTTTTAGAAATGCCAATATGATTTCTATTGCAGTGAGTTGGGCAGAAGTCATTGGTGCTAAAAAAATCTATGTGGGGGCAGTGGAGGAAGATTCAAGTGGGTATCCAGATTGTATGGAAATTTTTTATGAGAAATTTAATGAATTATTAAAAGTTGCCCTGCTTCCGCAAAACAATGTAGAGATTCTCACGCCACTTATTCATTTAAATAAGGCAGAGATTGTTCATCAAGGTATTTTGCTTAAAGCCCCATTGCATTTAACTTGGAGTTGTTATCAAAATGAAGACAAAGCTTGTGGCGTGTGTGAGAGCTGTAAGCTGCGTTTGAGGGGATTTAAACTCGCAGGAGAGTGCGATCCAATTGCTTATAAATAA
- a CDS encoding group III truncated hemoglobin, whose protein sequence is MRYQTICVEGINQLMDIFYAKIRADKNGVGDVFNKAIGTSDAQWEAHKKKISNFWQGMLLGIGDYRGQPMKAHLDLPPFPREFFNIWLGLFEESLHKVFSPEISMQILQRAQMIAGRFQYMLYESGH, encoded by the coding sequence ATGCGATACCAAACAATTTGCGTCGAAGGAATCAATCAGCTAATGGATATTTTTTATGCCAAGATTCGAGCCGATAAAAATGGCGTGGGGGATGTCTTTAATAAAGCTATTGGCACAAGCGATGCACAATGGGAAGCCCACAAAAAGAAGATTTCAAATTTTTGGCAAGGAATGCTTTTGGGGATTGGAGATTATAGGGGACAACCAATGAAAGCACATTTGGATTTGCCCCCATTTCCTAGAGAATTTTTTAATATTTGGCTTGGACTTTTTGAAGAAAGCCTTCACAAAGTCTTTAGTCCTGAAATTTCTATGCAAATTTTACAAAGAGCTCAAATGATTGCTGGGAGATTCCAATATATGCTTTACGAAAGTGGGCATTAA
- a CDS encoding Crp/Fnr family transcriptional regulator, protein MQDYIKMLYSVGYKRFYNANEFLFFEGEIPKKILVLLSGKVRIYKTNQNKEETFHYILAPSFIAEMPSFLKLPYPASAVCVGECEILEIDLEIFKKHCVGNADFCFSFIASLCQKIRILENHISRYSQSLKERVKEFLVENKEDLSNFTQRQIAQKLNTSPESLSRVLREFKEEGLIKTQKGKIVNINL, encoded by the coding sequence ATGCAAGATTACATTAAAATGCTTTATTCGGTTGGCTATAAGCGTTTTTATAATGCAAATGAATTTTTATTTTTTGAAGGGGAGATTCCTAAGAAAATCTTGGTGCTTTTGAGTGGAAAAGTGAGAATTTATAAAACTAATCAAAATAAAGAGGAAACTTTTCATTATATCCTTGCTCCGAGTTTTATTGCTGAAATGCCTAGTTTTCTGAAACTTCCTTATCCTGCAAGTGCGGTTTGTGTTGGGGAATGTGAGATTTTGGAGATTGATTTAGAAATATTTAAAAAGCATTGTGTGGGAAATGCAGACTTTTGCTTTTCTTTTATTGCTTCCTTGTGTCAAAAGATTAGAATCTTAGAGAATCATATTTCAAGGTATTCGCAAAGTCTTAAGGAAAGAGTTAAAGAGTTTTTAGTGGAAAATAAAGAAGATTTGTCAAATTTCACTCAAAGGCAAATCGCTCAAAAGCTTAACACAAGCCCTGAATCGCTCTCTAGAGTTTTGAGAGAATTCAAAGAGGAAGGCTTGATTAAAACACAAAAAGGTAAAATTGTTAATATTAATTTATAG
- the flgE gene encoding flagellar hook protein FlgE has protein sequence MLRSLWSGVSGMQAHQVALDVESNNIANVNTNGFKYSRADFSTMVSQTKRAATIPYAGYGGVNDYSVGLGTGIETTTKIFSQGSLQNTDRKADLALEGNGMFVVSNNGGFTNMYTRDGAFSFDAVGNLVTTSGYIVQGWVRDLSKLNCDCGSGNINRVDSTGPIGNITIDPRLTIPAKATETVTGNINLTSGTKTENTTCPSPLDSTSANNYIAGGLDRLYDTADRQLEVAQDMGVMFNDAGEAMQLQEGQGIWVSYQTATTTPLHINAAAVGASSITINGVTITWNNDPTATGSSNLLAAQVAINNLKDTTGVEALTRGDTLILQNTNQLDGDGSNKNIRVTAMNGALEGFETQAGGAAGPFVQTTTVTTAFKYNYTLQTDADSTSGQFRTTEDLRALMQQDANKVKEFGGDSAAAAAGMTGPNPTFLQSNYTVSVKLNSNGQFEINNRDDGVNVANNQQGAAYDNLNIFVSAYNDTLTTTNVLFKNQMKAMNTGVLVEGGNITSTAGLRMATYSQTLDIYDSLGNKHDFTIQFTKVAGNQWNWRIIVPEPAELIGGTAQRPNILEGGSVTFGEQGEILGFNPSTIQFKPNNGAAFPQSIDLDFGTSGGYDGLTSTAAESQANNIDGDGYTAGMLQDFYFDATGTMIGKFDNGQTLALAQVAVASFANYEGLQESGSNLFAESPNSGGPTIGTAGSGGRASIQASKLEMSNSDLSRGLTQLIVVQRGFQASSKSITTSDQILNTLLGLKQ, from the coding sequence ATGTTACGATCTCTATGGTCAGGTGTTAGCGGTATGCAAGCTCATCAAGTCGCTCTTGATGTAGAATCAAACAATATCGCCAATGTAAATACTAATGGTTTTAAATATTCTCGTGCGGATTTTTCAACAATGGTTAGCCAAACTAAACGGGCTGCTACGATTCCTTATGCAGGTTATGGTGGGGTGAATGACTATTCTGTAGGACTTGGAACAGGGATTGAAACCACAACAAAAATCTTCTCACAAGGTTCTTTGCAAAATACTGATAGAAAAGCAGACTTAGCCTTAGAAGGCAATGGAATGTTTGTCGTGAGCAACAATGGTGGTTTTACTAATATGTATACAAGAGATGGTGCATTTAGCTTTGATGCTGTAGGTAACCTTGTAACTACAAGCGGTTATATTGTGCAAGGTTGGGTGAGAGATTTATCTAAGCTCAACTGCGATTGTGGAAGTGGAAATATAAACCGCGTTGATTCAACAGGACCTATTGGGAATATTACTATTGATCCACGCCTTACTATCCCTGCAAAGGCAACTGAAACTGTAACAGGAAATATCAACTTAACAAGCGGAACCAAAACAGAAAATACTACTTGCCCAAGCCCACTAGATAGCACTTCAGCTAACAATTACATTGCAGGTGGTTTAGATAGACTCTATGATACTGCAGATAGACAACTTGAAGTCGCTCAAGATATGGGCGTAATGTTTAATGACGCGGGAGAAGCAATGCAACTCCAAGAAGGGCAAGGGATTTGGGTTAGCTACCAAACTGCAACTACTACACCTTTACACATTAATGCCGCTGCAGTTGGAGCTTCAAGCATCACTATTAATGGTGTAACTATCACTTGGAATAATGATCCAACTGCTACTGGATCTTCTAATCTCCTTGCTGCCCAAGTTGCGATTAATAATCTCAAAGACACTACCGGAGTAGAAGCACTCACAAGAGGAGACACGCTTATTTTGCAAAACACTAACCAACTTGATGGAGATGGTAGCAATAAAAATATTCGTGTTACAGCGATGAATGGTGCTCTAGAAGGATTTGAAACACAAGCAGGGGGTGCTGCAGGTCCATTTGTTCAAACCACAACCGTTACTACTGCTTTTAAGTATAACTATACACTCCAAACCGATGCGGATTCAACTTCAGGACAATTTAGAACCACAGAAGACTTAAGAGCACTCATGCAACAAGATGCCAATAAAGTCAAAGAGTTTGGTGGGGATTCAGCAGCTGCTGCCGCAGGAATGACAGGACCTAATCCTACTTTCCTTCAAAGTAACTACACCGTGAGCGTGAAGCTCAATAGCAATGGACAATTTGAAATCAATAACCGCGATGATGGGGTCAATGTCGCAAATAACCAACAAGGTGCTGCTTATGATAACCTTAATATCTTTGTTTCAGCCTATAATGATACTCTCACTACTACCAATGTGCTTTTCAAAAATCAAATGAAAGCAATGAATACAGGAGTGTTAGTAGAAGGAGGAAATATCACAAGCACCGCAGGTTTAAGAATGGCAACTTATTCTCAAACACTTGATATTTATGATAGTCTTGGTAATAAACACGATTTCACCATACAATTTACCAAAGTTGCTGGAAATCAATGGAATTGGCGTATCATCGTGCCAGAACCTGCTGAACTCATCGGTGGAACTGCACAAAGACCTAATATCCTAGAAGGTGGAAGCGTAACTTTTGGAGAACAAGGTGAGATTCTAGGCTTTAACCCCTCAACTATTCAATTTAAGCCAAACAATGGTGCTGCATTCCCACAAAGTATTGACTTAGATTTCGGAACAAGCGGAGGATATGATGGACTAACAAGCACTGCTGCTGAATCACAAGCCAATAATATTGATGGTGATGGTTACACTGCTGGAATGCTCCAAGACTTCTACTTTGATGCCACAGGAACAATGATAGGTAAATTTGATAATGGACAAACTCTTGCCTTAGCACAAGTTGCTGTAGCAAGTTTTGCCAACTATGAGGGCTTACAAGAATCAGGTAGCAATCTCTTTGCCGAATCTCCAAACTCTGGAGGACCTACAATCGGAACTGCTGGATCAGGCGGAAGAGCAAGTATTCAAGCCTCTAAACTAGAAATGAGTAATTCTGACTTAAGTCGTGGTTTAACTCAACTTATCGTTGTGCAAAGGGGATTCCAAGCAAGCTCAAAATCTATTACCACTTCCGATCAAATCCTCAATACACTCCTTGGATTAAAACAATAA
- the uppS gene encoding polyprenyl diphosphate synthase: MLRHLAIIMDGNGRWAKNRFKPRFFGHQEGAKTIHSITETCVKKGIKYLSLYAFSTENWNRPKKEIDFLMNLLEKYLHEQTQTYLDSNIIFKVIGDISVFNSKLQEKIHHLQSITAESCNGLTQILALNYGAKDELRRAFLKIQNKNLPITQESITQNLDTAGIPEVDMLIRTGGEQRLSNFLLWQSAYAELFFTKTLWPDFGSDELEAMIEKFATRQRRFGAI; the protein is encoded by the coding sequence ATGTTAAGGCATCTTGCAATTATTATGGATGGCAATGGAAGGTGGGCGAAAAACCGATTCAAACCTAGATTTTTTGGACACCAAGAAGGGGCAAAAACCATTCATTCTATTACTGAAACTTGTGTAAAAAAAGGTATAAAATACCTAAGTCTCTATGCTTTCTCCACAGAAAATTGGAATCGCCCTAAAAAAGAAATTGATTTTTTAATGAATTTGTTAGAAAAATATCTACACGAACAAACTCAAACTTATCTTGATTCAAATATTATCTTTAAAGTCATTGGCGATATTTCTGTTTTTAACTCAAAACTACAAGAAAAAATCCACCATTTACAATCCATTACCGCAGAATCTTGTAATGGCTTAACACAGATTCTCGCCTTAAATTATGGTGCAAAAGATGAACTAAGGCGTGCATTTTTAAAAATCCAAAATAAAAATCTCCCCATAACACAAGAATCAATCACGCAAAATCTTGATACAGCAGGAATCCCTGAAGTAGATATGCTAATTCGCACAGGTGGAGAACAAAGACTCTCAAACTTTTTGCTTTGGCAAAGTGCTTATGCTGAACTCTTTTTTACCAAAACTTTGTGGCCCGATTTTGGAAGCGATGAGCTTGAAGCAATGATAGAAAAATTTGCAACAAGGCAAAGGCGTTTTGGTGCAATTTGA
- the coaBC gene encoding bifunctional phosphopantothenoylcysteine decarboxylase/phosphopantothenate--cysteine ligase CoaBC, translating to MALDYLSKLLTNKKIILGICGSIAIYKSIEILRNLQKLGASVRVVMSDDSQKFINPLLFEALCGYQVLTTQSQNWGEIPHNHIEIASWGDIFLIAPISANSLNKVAYGIADNILLESFLAFEGPKLIAPAANTKMLKNPATQSSLNLLTQRGITIIPSQSKELACKTIGDGALAEPLEITYQIIRTFYQEKFWENKALCITSGGSKENIDNVRYLSNHSSGKMGASLALAGYFLGAKVTYIGSLCPYPLPLGINYNSAQTTQDFLQSIQKWQESNAFSKDSFLLMSAAISDYIPKESFQGKLKKETIGQEWNLSLQKNLDILSTISKKQTTIGFKLESQNGLENALKALQNKNLDAICLNEITPSLNPMNATENQIIWISQKSQKNLGKNDKLTLAFQILNEAKNL from the coding sequence ATGGCTTTAGATTATCTCTCAAAACTCCTTACAAACAAAAAAATCATTCTAGGAATCTGTGGTAGTATCGCCATTTATAAATCTATAGAAATTTTACGAAATCTCCAAAAACTTGGTGCAAGCGTGCGCGTTGTAATGAGTGATGATTCGCAAAAATTTATCAATCCGCTTTTATTTGAAGCACTTTGCGGTTATCAAGTGCTAACCACGCAATCCCAAAATTGGGGAGAAATTCCACACAATCACATTGAAATAGCCTCGTGGGGAGATATATTTTTAATAGCCCCCATTAGTGCTAATTCACTTAATAAAGTCGCTTATGGAATTGCAGACAATATTCTTTTGGAGAGTTTTTTGGCTTTTGAAGGTCCTAAGCTCATTGCCCCTGCTGCTAACACCAAAATGCTTAAAAATCCAGCCACCCAAAGTTCCTTAAACCTTCTTACTCAAAGAGGAATCACCATCATTCCCTCACAAAGCAAAGAACTTGCTTGTAAAACTATAGGTGATGGTGCGTTAGCCGAGCCTTTAGAAATCACTTACCAAATTATTCGCACATTCTATCAAGAAAAGTTTTGGGAAAACAAAGCTCTCTGCATCACAAGTGGAGGAAGCAAGGAAAATATCGATAATGTCCGCTATCTCTCAAACCACTCTAGCGGAAAAATGGGTGCTTCCTTGGCTTTAGCGGGTTATTTTTTAGGAGCTAAGGTTACTTATATAGGCAGTCTATGCCCCTACCCTCTTCCACTTGGTATCAATTATAACTCCGCACAAACTACACAAGATTTTCTCCAATCTATCCAAAAATGGCAAGAATCTAATGCTTTTTCTAAAGATTCTTTTTTATTAATGAGTGCAGCCATTAGCGATTATATCCCCAAAGAATCCTTTCAAGGCAAACTCAAAAAAGAAACCATAGGACAAGAATGGAATCTAAGCTTACAAAAGAATCTTGATATTTTAAGCACTATTAGCAAAAAACAAACCACAATCGGCTTTAAACTAGAAAGTCAAAATGGATTAGAAAATGCCCTCAAAGCACTACAAAATAAAAATTTAGATGCAATCTGCCTTAATGAAATCACCCCCTCTTTAAACCCTATGAATGCTACAGAAAATCAAATTATATGGATTAGCCAAAAATCTCAAAAAAATTTAGGCAAAAACGATAAACTAACCCTTGCATTCCAAATTCTCAATGAGGCAAAAAATCTATGA